A genomic segment from Idiomarina piscisalsi encodes:
- a CDS encoding CNNM domain-containing protein, producing MTLLILFAFLAIGVSFICSVLEAAILSVTPSYIAHLKESRPKTHKQLRKLKDGIDKPLAAILTLNTVAHTAGAAGVGAQVGVVFGDGYLGVASAVMTLLILILSEIIPKTIGAKFWRPLAPWLPPILNLMILTLKPFIWLSDQITKRIGGTEEDIDVRSEIKAMATIGHEEEALDADERRVILNILDLHDIRVKEVMTPRTVCESIRPDEDIMVVSQKIRELPFSRYPVIDAEEEPHGILFRSDVFDADEGTPILDIVRQVEVVTETVSVEALMSHLISTRQHMALVYDEHGSWLGLITLEDIIETILGTPIMDETDNIASLRRYARQRWDKRLKRDPKQAQRQQSNDHSE from the coding sequence ATGACTCTTCTTATACTTTTTGCGTTTTTGGCTATTGGCGTATCCTTTATATGCTCGGTTCTGGAGGCGGCAATACTGTCAGTAACACCGAGTTACATTGCTCACCTAAAAGAATCCAGACCAAAAACGCATAAGCAACTACGTAAACTCAAAGATGGCATCGATAAACCCCTGGCCGCTATTTTAACCTTAAATACCGTCGCTCATACCGCCGGAGCGGCAGGTGTCGGCGCACAAGTTGGTGTGGTTTTTGGTGATGGTTACCTGGGCGTTGCGTCAGCAGTTATGACGTTACTCATCCTCATTTTGTCCGAGATTATACCAAAAACCATTGGTGCCAAATTTTGGCGGCCATTGGCGCCCTGGCTTCCACCAATTTTGAACCTCATGATTCTAACGCTTAAGCCCTTTATTTGGCTGTCAGACCAAATAACGAAGCGCATTGGTGGCACAGAAGAAGACATTGATGTGCGCTCTGAAATAAAAGCCATGGCAACCATTGGTCATGAGGAAGAAGCCCTGGATGCCGACGAAAGACGCGTTATTTTAAACATTCTCGACCTTCACGACATTCGGGTGAAGGAAGTTATGACACCGCGAACGGTTTGCGAATCCATACGACCTGACGAAGACATTATGGTTGTTAGTCAAAAGATTCGTGAGCTACCATTTTCCCGTTACCCGGTCATCGACGCCGAAGAAGAACCACACGGCATTCTGTTCCGCAGCGATGTTTTTGACGCCGACGAGGGGACACCTATTCTCGACATTGTTCGCCAGGTAGAGGTCGTCACCGAAACCGTAAGCGTGGAAGCCTTAATGAGCCACCTGATATCGACACGGCAACACATGGCGTTAGTTTACGACGAACACGGCAGCTGGTTAGGGCTTATTACTCTGGAAGATATTATTGAGACCATTTTGGGCACGCCAATAATGGATGAAACTGACAACATTGCCAGCCTACGCCGCTACGCCAGACAGCGCTGGGATAAGCGCCTCAAGCGCGACCCAAAGCAAGCGCAGCGCCAGCAAAGTAATGATCATTCGGAATAG
- the trhO gene encoding oxygen-dependent tRNA uridine(34) hydroxylase TrhO yields the protein MYICAALYKFVELNDYEQIREPLYQTLIDNDVKGTLLLAREGINGTICGTREAIDNVLAYLRSDDRFADIDHKESPSDEQAFYRTKVKLKKEIVTMGVDWVDPKNTVGTYVEPEKWNDLISDPEVLVIDTRNEYEYAVGTFEGAVNPKTDTFREFPEYVKEHLDPEKHKKVAMFCTGGIRCEKSTAYLKEQGFDEVYHLKGGILKYLELVPEDNSRWNGECFVFDQRVTVKHGLEQGEYDQCYACRMPITKEEMQSEHYQKGVSCPHCFDQTSAEQKERFAERERQIQLAKARGEKHIRDGKVESLS from the coding sequence ATGTACATTTGTGCGGCATTGTATAAATTTGTCGAGCTCAATGACTATGAGCAAATTCGCGAACCACTCTATCAAACTCTTATCGACAACGACGTAAAAGGCACACTTTTACTCGCCCGAGAGGGCATTAACGGTACCATTTGTGGTACCCGAGAAGCCATTGATAATGTCTTGGCTTATCTGCGATCAGATGACCGATTTGCTGACATTGATCACAAAGAATCACCGAGTGACGAGCAAGCCTTCTATCGCACCAAAGTTAAGCTGAAGAAAGAAATTGTAACCATGGGCGTCGACTGGGTTGATCCTAAAAATACTGTGGGCACCTACGTTGAACCGGAAAAGTGGAACGACTTAATCTCTGATCCTGAAGTGCTGGTCATTGATACCCGCAATGAGTACGAATACGCCGTAGGTACGTTCGAAGGTGCGGTTAACCCAAAGACTGATACCTTCCGTGAGTTTCCTGAATACGTTAAAGAGCACTTGGATCCGGAAAAGCATAAGAAGGTCGCCATGTTCTGTACTGGCGGCATTCGCTGTGAGAAATCAACGGCATATTTAAAAGAGCAGGGCTTCGACGAGGTGTATCACTTAAAAGGCGGGATATTGAAATACCTTGAGCTGGTGCCGGAAGACAACAGCCGCTGGAACGGCGAGTGTTTCGTTTTTGACCAGCGAGTCACCGTTAAGCACGGGCTTGAACAAGGCGAATACGACCAGTGTTACGCCTGCCGCATGCCAATTACCAAAGAAGAAATGCAATCCGAGCATTATCAGAAAGGGGTTAGCTGCCCGCATTGCTTCGACCAAACATCCGCAGAACAAAAAGAGCGTTTCGCAGAGCGTGAGCGCCAAATTCAGCTTGCCAAAGCGCGCGGCGAAAAGCACATTCGCGATGGTAAAGTTGAGTCTTTGAGTTGA
- a CDS encoding GGDEF domain-containing protein: protein MSLVVFLPLVAWFILGFFAPTILTSVDLPVPESVIASLSLVLVVAGFFRQWQWFYWCAWTAGFYAVIQLGLQQPLSQQPVTVLYEALPVWLSLTALLLALIKLPVLFSMNGFLLFIAAGLSPFLLLIEPFSGAVGLLNPSKMLSLAGEFPGVGTALWMMAMGGVWATTLLYRQASAFRWSQLVAWLALMVFVIGVKQTEASMWAVLVVSVSFLLALADRMLKLAYIDELTGLPQRRALMSELRYLRKRSAVCMLDVDHFKKFNDRYGHEVGDQVLRLLGSILKSVSGFKAYRYGGEEFTLVFSNNNEEKLKDVLETVRSKVANYPLALRDPSRPKKPQKGKEKRGKQSDKKTVKVTISLGATIKAPGDTPDSILKRADENLYAAKKAGRNRVILKN from the coding sequence TTGTCTTTAGTTGTTTTTTTGCCTCTGGTCGCATGGTTTATATTGGGCTTTTTTGCGCCGACGATACTGACGAGTGTTGACTTACCGGTGCCAGAGAGTGTTATTGCCTCTTTGAGTTTGGTCCTCGTTGTTGCGGGGTTTTTCCGGCAATGGCAATGGTTTTACTGGTGCGCCTGGACAGCGGGATTTTATGCGGTTATTCAGTTGGGTTTGCAGCAGCCACTGAGCCAACAGCCTGTGACGGTTTTATATGAAGCGTTGCCGGTTTGGCTGTCGCTAACGGCTTTGCTGTTGGCGCTTATCAAGTTGCCGGTACTGTTTTCTATGAACGGCTTCCTGTTGTTTATTGCTGCCGGTCTTTCTCCTTTCTTACTGCTTATAGAACCATTTTCTGGCGCTGTGGGTCTGTTAAATCCTTCTAAAATGCTAAGCCTCGCTGGCGAATTTCCCGGTGTAGGCACGGCGCTATGGATGATGGCTATGGGAGGGGTATGGGCCACTACCTTGCTCTACAGACAAGCATCGGCGTTTCGCTGGAGTCAGTTAGTGGCTTGGTTAGCTTTGATGGTGTTTGTTATCGGCGTTAAGCAAACTGAAGCGTCAATGTGGGCTGTGCTGGTTGTTTCAGTTAGTTTCTTGCTGGCATTAGCCGACAGAATGCTAAAGCTGGCTTATATTGACGAGCTCACCGGATTACCGCAACGCCGAGCGCTCATGAGTGAGCTACGATATCTGCGCAAGCGAAGCGCCGTCTGTATGCTCGACGTCGATCATTTTAAGAAATTCAATGATCGCTACGGGCATGAGGTTGGCGACCAAGTACTTAGGCTGCTTGGCAGTATTTTAAAAAGTGTCAGCGGATTTAAAGCCTACCGATATGGAGGCGAAGAGTTCACTTTAGTATTTTCAAACAACAACGAAGAAAAGTTAAAAGACGTACTGGAAACGGTACGCTCAAAGGTGGCTAATTACCCGCTTGCTTTACGAGACCCTTCCCGACCTAAAAAGCCGCAAAAAGGTAAAGAAAAGCGTGGTAAACAAAGTGACAAAAAAACGGTGAAAGTCACCATCAGTTTAGGTGCGACGATAAAAGCGCCAGGGGATACGCCCGACAGTATTCTGAAGCGAGCGGATGAAAACCTGTATGCTGCCAAAAAGGCGGGGCGGAATCGGGTTATTCTCAAAAACTAA
- a CDS encoding Dps family protein gives MKQLSVIGLDQKKAEQLGDKLNELLSNYQVFYMNVRGFHWNIKGERFFELHAKFEETYDDLLLKIDEIAERILTLGQRPQHAYSTYIKNSEIEEVKDVHEGRACVANILDSYQTTIRLQREILDLAGEAGDEGTNALMSDYIKEQEKTAWMLTSYLGN, from the coding sequence ATGAAACAGTTAAGCGTTATTGGTTTAGATCAGAAAAAAGCCGAGCAACTTGGCGACAAGCTGAACGAGCTGTTGTCGAACTATCAAGTGTTTTACATGAACGTTCGTGGTTTCCATTGGAACATTAAAGGCGAGCGCTTCTTCGAACTGCATGCGAAGTTTGAAGAAACCTACGATGACTTATTGCTGAAGATTGATGAGATTGCAGAACGCATTTTAACCTTGGGTCAACGTCCTCAACACGCTTATTCGACCTATATTAAGAATAGCGAAATTGAAGAAGTAAAAGACGTCCATGAAGGTCGCGCTTGTGTCGCAAATATTCTGGACAGTTATCAAACAACGATTCGCCTGCAACGTGAGATTTTAGACCTCGCAGGAGAAGCCGGTGATGAAGGCACCAACGCGTTGATGAGTGACTACATTAAAGAGCAAGAGAAAACAGCGTGGATGCTGACCTCTTACTTAGGTAATTAA
- a CDS encoding sulfite exporter TauE/SafE family protein yields the protein MEIVDLKIERELYVLIQISANQESKSVVSESLFYGLVLLSASTSLLSAVAGAGGGAVLIGVIALVLPGSAVIPVHGLVQMGSNVGRAALSWPHIHWPTVAWFVPFGLLGTFLGSLLLVQLPTEILQITIGLFLLWLTWGPKLPQSLSGRAGLVGGGLLTGFLALFVGASGPLVAAFVKARFSERMQTVATFATVMTFQHGPKAIVFGMAGFVFKDWLPLIGAMIAAGFAGTWIGLHWLKKITNQHFDQLFRMIITLLALRLLWVALEALIPALSGVAA from the coding sequence TTGGAAATAGTCGATTTAAAAATCGAGCGCGAATTATACGTATTGATCCAGATCAGCGCAAACCAGGAGTCGAAGTCAGTGGTCAGTGAGTCGTTATTTTATGGGTTAGTGTTGCTCTCCGCGTCAACGTCTTTATTAAGTGCGGTAGCCGGTGCTGGTGGTGGTGCGGTATTAATTGGCGTTATTGCGCTGGTGCTGCCAGGTAGTGCCGTTATTCCGGTTCATGGTTTGGTGCAAATGGGGTCAAACGTAGGGCGCGCAGCTTTGTCATGGCCACATATTCACTGGCCGACTGTCGCTTGGTTTGTGCCTTTTGGGCTATTGGGCACCTTTCTTGGAAGCCTGTTACTGGTTCAGTTACCTACAGAAATACTGCAAATTACCATTGGCCTTTTCCTGTTATGGTTAACGTGGGGTCCAAAACTACCGCAAAGCCTGTCTGGACGTGCGGGTCTTGTCGGCGGGGGCTTGTTAACGGGGTTTTTAGCATTATTTGTTGGCGCATCAGGCCCTCTGGTGGCGGCTTTCGTAAAAGCTCGTTTCAGCGAGAGAATGCAAACTGTGGCTACCTTTGCGACCGTAATGACGTTTCAGCATGGTCCAAAAGCCATCGTATTCGGTATGGCTGGCTTTGTCTTTAAGGACTGGCTGCCTTTAATTGGGGCAATGATAGCGGCTGGCTTTGCCGGTACCTGGATAGGTTTGCACTGGCTCAAAAAAATAACGAACCAGCACTTTGATCAACTATTCCGAATGATCATTACTTTGCTGGCGCTGCGCTTGCTTTGGGTCGCGCTTGAGGCGCTTATCCCAGCGCTGTCTGGCGTAGCGGCGTAG
- the hemH gene encoding ferrochelatase, with protein sequence MKYRGSSSFSHHQADKIGVLVTNLGTPEAPTKKALKPYLKEFLSDPRVVEVPRLLWSLILNGVILRFRPKRSAEAYKTVWTDRGSPLLFHTEDQAKGIEAKLKETWGEDIVVDFAMRYGSPAISDVIERMLEKGVRKMLVLPLYPQYSASTTASTFDALAKDFTQRRWLPELRFVTHYHDYPPFIEAAAKRIERHWNEHGRADKLLFSYHGIPLRYLKNGDPYHCECYKTSRLLAERLGLKQDEYLTTFQSRFGREEWLQPYTDMTMKALPKKGIKSVQVFCPGFSADCLETIEEIGEENREYFMESGGERYEYISALNAEPDHIAALTELVNTHLQGWSVEKMTEQRQALADKVEKQTLPYSEEGK encoded by the coding sequence ATGAAATATCGTGGTAGTTCTTCGTTTTCCCACCACCAAGCTGACAAAATAGGTGTGCTTGTCACCAATTTAGGCACACCCGAGGCCCCGACAAAGAAAGCCTTGAAGCCCTACTTGAAAGAGTTTCTGTCAGACCCTCGGGTGGTTGAAGTGCCACGGTTGCTTTGGTCGTTAATTTTAAATGGCGTTATTTTACGCTTTCGCCCGAAACGCTCAGCAGAAGCTTATAAAACGGTCTGGACAGATCGGGGCTCACCATTATTATTCCACACCGAAGATCAGGCCAAAGGCATAGAAGCAAAACTAAAAGAAACTTGGGGTGAGGACATTGTGGTCGACTTTGCCATGCGCTACGGAAGCCCGGCTATTTCCGACGTTATTGAACGGATGCTGGAAAAAGGCGTGCGTAAGATGCTGGTTTTGCCTCTTTACCCGCAATACAGTGCATCAACTACGGCTTCGACGTTTGATGCGTTGGCAAAAGACTTTACTCAGCGACGCTGGTTGCCGGAGCTTCGTTTTGTCACGCATTACCATGACTACCCGCCTTTTATAGAGGCGGCCGCTAAGCGTATTGAGCGTCACTGGAATGAGCATGGGCGCGCTGACAAATTATTGTTTTCCTACCATGGCATACCGCTGCGCTACTTGAAAAACGGTGACCCGTATCATTGTGAGTGCTACAAAACCTCGCGACTATTGGCAGAGCGCCTAGGACTGAAACAAGATGAGTATTTAACCACTTTCCAGTCGCGCTTTGGTCGTGAAGAGTGGTTGCAGCCATACACCGACATGACCATGAAAGCCTTACCGAAAAAAGGCATTAAATCAGTACAGGTTTTTTGTCCGGGGTTCAGTGCTGACTGTCTGGAAACTATTGAAGAAATTGGTGAGGAAAACCGCGAGTACTTTATGGAAAGCGGCGGAGAGCGTTATGAGTACATTAGCGCATTGAATGCTGAGCCTGATCATATTGCAGCGCTAACAGAGTTAGTGAATACTCACTTGCAGGGTTGGTCCGTTGAAAAAATGACTGAACAACGCCAGGCATTAGCGGACAAAGTCGAGAAGCAAACATTGCCTTATAGTGAGGAAGGAAAATAA
- a CDS encoding methyl-accepting chemotaxis protein, translating into MSWFNNLRFRYKLLLPIVLLAMVLISIAAVSAVNFKSVANSVDKIASEHLPGLNYLLQADRDLHQAQVAERTLLSVEPDSSLQQQLIDTHNENLEQAEQRVNRFLSLTSSAEERRMVEDYKTKNEIWTTTAQRVIELHRQGSVQQAIQLSQTDSGPQFETMRDVLDQLEQRKEEAALNQSTIIEGVITQSNWTQMVVLIIGLAICVLLALFFPPLITKPLNLMLERFEDMAKGEGDLTARVNLDRSDELGLVADAFNEFVEKLQRTITKINSMTEQLATSSEELSSISEQSNASVREQHQAVEQVATAIHEMSTTVDEIAKSANEAANSARTADDHTKQGRDVVNATVAAIKNLASHVNRTTQTITKVAEDSDNIGKVLDVIGSIAEQTNLLALNAAIESARAGEHGRGFSVVADEVRTLASRTQESTQEIQEMIERLQAATKEAVQSMQTGKKEADHTVDKAQGADESLQSITQAVDEINDMNSHIASAADEQSSVTDEINQNINTISNISDQSAQASAQVKESSDNLAKLSSDLQRELRQFRIS; encoded by the coding sequence ATGAGCTGGTTCAATAACCTTCGATTCCGCTATAAGCTATTACTGCCCATTGTCCTGCTGGCAATGGTATTGATAAGTATCGCTGCTGTCAGCGCCGTTAATTTTAAATCTGTCGCAAACAGTGTTGATAAAATAGCCAGTGAGCACTTACCCGGGCTTAATTACCTACTTCAAGCTGACCGTGATCTTCATCAGGCCCAAGTTGCCGAAAGAACATTACTCTCAGTTGAGCCAGACTCTTCCCTCCAACAACAGCTTATCGATACCCATAACGAAAACCTAGAGCAAGCCGAGCAGCGGGTAAATCGATTCTTAAGCCTTACCTCCAGTGCCGAAGAGCGTCGTATGGTTGAGGACTACAAAACAAAAAACGAAATATGGACAACCACCGCTCAGCGGGTGATTGAATTACACCGACAAGGTAGTGTTCAACAAGCCATTCAGCTCAGTCAAACTGACAGCGGTCCGCAATTTGAAACCATGCGTGACGTGCTGGACCAACTAGAGCAACGAAAAGAAGAAGCCGCTTTAAACCAGTCGACAATTATTGAGGGGGTCATTACGCAAAGTAACTGGACACAAATGGTGGTACTTATTATTGGTTTAGCTATTTGCGTTTTGTTAGCACTATTCTTCCCACCGTTAATTACCAAGCCATTAAACCTAATGTTGGAACGCTTCGAAGATATGGCGAAAGGTGAAGGGGATTTAACAGCGCGTGTCAATCTGGATAGAAGCGATGAGTTAGGCCTAGTCGCCGACGCCTTTAATGAGTTTGTCGAAAAACTACAACGTACTATTACTAAAATAAACTCCATGACAGAACAACTGGCCACATCATCTGAAGAGTTATCCAGCATTTCCGAGCAATCCAACGCCAGTGTTAGGGAACAACATCAAGCCGTAGAGCAAGTCGCAACGGCCATTCATGAAATGTCGACGACGGTGGATGAAATTGCGAAAAGCGCCAACGAGGCGGCGAATTCTGCACGCACAGCGGACGATCACACCAAGCAAGGCCGAGACGTCGTCAATGCAACCGTTGCTGCTATCAAAAATTTAGCGAGCCACGTAAATCGAACCACACAAACCATCACAAAAGTTGCCGAAGACAGTGATAACATTGGCAAAGTATTAGATGTCATTGGCAGTATTGCCGAACAAACCAACCTGCTAGCGTTGAATGCCGCTATTGAGTCAGCCCGCGCCGGCGAGCATGGTCGTGGCTTTTCGGTGGTCGCTGACGAGGTAAGAACCTTGGCTAGCCGCACTCAAGAATCTACTCAGGAAATTCAGGAAATGATAGAGCGGTTACAAGCGGCGACTAAAGAGGCGGTACAGTCAATGCAAACCGGTAAAAAAGAAGCTGATCATACGGTCGACAAAGCGCAGGGGGCCGATGAGTCGCTACAATCGATCACTCAGGCTGTCGACGAAATTAATGATATGAACAGCCACATTGCAAGTGCGGCTGACGAGCAGAGCTCTGTAACCGATGAAATTAACCAGAACATTAATACGATTAGCAATATTTCTGATCAGTCGGCCCAGGCATCCGCTCAAGTTAAGGAGTCGAGTGATAATTTAGCGAAATTATCGTCCGACTTACAACGCGAGTTGCGTCAATTCCGAATCAGCTAA
- a CDS encoding peroxiredoxin has protein sequence MTLRIGDTAPDFTIDTTEGSINFHDWAKGSWVFFFSHPADYTPVCTTEMGRTSQLAPEFEKRNVKPLGLSTDSVDAHKGWINDINETQNTVLEFPIVADKELEVAQKYDMIHPNESTTATVRSVFIIDPNQKIRLIMTYPMTVGRNFNEILRVIDALQTTDREEVACPADWAPGDSVIIRPNVSDDDAKEKFPQGWKTLKPYLRLTDIK, from the coding sequence ATGACATTACGTATTGGTGATACCGCACCCGATTTTACGATTGATACCACAGAAGGTTCTATCAATTTTCATGACTGGGCCAAGGGTTCTTGGGTCTTTTTCTTCAGCCACCCCGCTGACTACACGCCAGTTTGTACGACAGAAATGGGGCGCACATCGCAGCTAGCGCCAGAGTTTGAAAAACGTAACGTAAAACCATTAGGGCTTTCTACCGACTCAGTTGACGCGCACAAAGGCTGGATCAACGACATTAACGAAACTCAAAATACCGTTCTGGAGTTTCCCATTGTTGCGGACAAAGAGCTGGAAGTCGCGCAAAAGTACGACATGATTCACCCGAATGAGAGTACTACAGCGACGGTTCGCTCGGTATTTATTATCGATCCGAACCAAAAAATTCGTCTGATAATGACTTACCCAATGACGGTTGGTCGTAACTTCAACGAGATTCTACGCGTGATTGATGCGTTACAAACGACCGATCGCGAGGAAGTCGCTTGCCCTGCGGACTGGGCACCAGGAGACTCCGTCATTATCCGTCCTAATGTCAGTGACGATGATGCGAAAGAGAAATTTCCACAAGGCTGGAAAACGCTGAAACCCTATCTTCGCCTAACCGATATAAAATAA
- a CDS encoding retropepsin-like aspartic protease family protein: MFIAWGLAIALLVWFFQDQLQEQFNPNSNIQSHRSSGEVTVVLEQNRMGHYVARGKINGQQVTFLLDTGATLVAVPEELARQLGLQKGRQGMSQTANGRVITYRTEIDTLELGEIRLNNVDASITPGMDGNVILLGMSALKEFELTQKNDTLRLTY, translated from the coding sequence ATGTTCATTGCATGGGGGCTGGCAATTGCTCTATTAGTTTGGTTTTTTCAAGATCAGCTTCAGGAACAGTTTAACCCGAACTCAAACATCCAGAGTCATCGCAGTAGTGGTGAGGTGACCGTTGTTCTCGAGCAAAACCGTATGGGGCATTATGTGGCCAGAGGAAAAATAAATGGTCAACAGGTGACGTTTCTTTTAGACACCGGAGCGACGCTGGTGGCGGTTCCTGAAGAGCTTGCACGTCAATTAGGCTTACAAAAAGGGCGGCAAGGTATGTCACAAACTGCCAACGGCCGGGTTATTACCTATCGAACGGAAATTGATACATTGGAACTGGGTGAAATACGACTTAACAACGTTGACGCGTCTATTACGCCGGGTATGGACGGAAACGTTATTCTTTTAGGTATGAGCGCATTAAAAGAATTTGAGTTAACCCAAAAAAACGATACGCTTAGGTTAACGTATTAA
- a CDS encoding YqaA family protein, with protein MSTTSTREKWYIKLANSPHALVLLFFLSALEATVLPIPLELILVPYMVLERERIWLIASVALAGFMAGSVGGYYIGYALFDTIGQWFIDCLSVQEQYDEFQSALENNGFWSIFLVGVTPVPFQVAMLAAGAGKYPLALFLLAAGIARALRYYILAALVFWLGPQAEDIWKHYSGPAGWSILIAAVSVILLIQFL; from the coding sequence ATGTCGACAACATCTACCCGTGAAAAATGGTATATAAAGCTGGCTAACTCACCACACGCGCTGGTGCTTCTGTTCTTTCTTTCGGCACTAGAAGCGACTGTTTTACCGATTCCGTTAGAGCTTATCCTGGTGCCTTATATGGTGCTGGAGCGGGAGCGTATTTGGTTAATTGCGTCCGTCGCATTAGCGGGATTCATGGCTGGCTCAGTCGGCGGTTATTACATTGGTTATGCGTTGTTCGATACCATCGGCCAATGGTTTATTGACTGCTTATCCGTTCAGGAGCAATACGACGAATTTCAATCGGCCCTGGAAAATAACGGCTTCTGGTCAATATTCCTAGTTGGCGTTACGCCTGTTCCCTTTCAGGTGGCGATGCTTGCTGCCGGGGCTGGCAAATACCCTTTAGCGTTGTTTTTACTAGCCGCCGGTATCGCCCGAGCGTTACGTTACTACATTCTGGCCGCCTTAGTGTTCTGGCTCGGGCCACAAGCGGAAGATATCTGGAAACATTATTCGGGCCCCGCCGGATGGTCCATACTTATTGCTGCGGTTTCTGTTATATTGTTGATACAATTTTTATAA
- the gdhA gene encoding NADP-specific glutamate dehydrogenase, with the protein MSYIKDTIETLKQTSPAQSEFYQAVEDVLESIEPLLEERPKYREQAIIERLVEPERQVMFRVPWVDDSGQIQVNKGYRIEFNSALGPYKGGLRFHPSVNAGIIKFLGFEQIFKNALTGLPIGGGKGGSNFDPKGKSDAEIMRFCQSFMSELYRHIGPNTDVPAGDIGVGTREIGYLFGQYKRLANRFDGVLTGKSTLWGGSFVRKEATGYGAVYFAECMLDDKDDSLEGKRCLVSGSGNVAIYAMEKLYELGATPVTCSDSSGTIYHEKGIDLDLVKRIKEEQNGRLEDYLETHSNAEYTPRDEYPEDGHTVWRYKADIAFPCATQNELTEKDAQSLLENGCKYVVEGANMPSTQAAVDLFIESNTAYGPGKAANAGGVATSQLEMMQNASMLRWSFEEVDEKLKGIMRNIFKDAKRTAEEFGHPSNLVLGANVAGFRKVADAMIEQGVV; encoded by the coding sequence ATGAGCTATATAAAAGACACTATCGAGACATTAAAGCAAACCAGCCCGGCGCAGTCGGAGTTTTATCAGGCGGTGGAAGATGTACTTGAATCGATAGAGCCTTTGTTAGAAGAGCGCCCTAAATATCGAGAACAAGCGATTATTGAGCGTCTGGTTGAGCCGGAAAGGCAAGTGATGTTTCGTGTACCCTGGGTGGACGATAGCGGTCAGATACAGGTCAATAAAGGGTACCGTATTGAGTTTAATTCGGCACTAGGCCCTTACAAAGGCGGTTTGCGTTTTCATCCAAGCGTTAATGCCGGAATTATAAAGTTTCTTGGTTTTGAACAAATATTTAAGAATGCGCTGACAGGCCTGCCTATTGGTGGAGGTAAAGGCGGTTCAAACTTCGACCCTAAAGGAAAATCAGACGCTGAAATCATGCGTTTTTGCCAGTCGTTCATGAGTGAACTGTATCGACACATTGGTCCAAATACGGATGTGCCTGCCGGTGATATCGGCGTTGGAACCCGCGAAATTGGCTATTTATTTGGACAGTATAAACGCCTGGCGAACCGATTCGACGGTGTCCTTACGGGTAAGAGTACGCTTTGGGGCGGATCTTTTGTGCGTAAAGAAGCCACCGGTTATGGAGCCGTTTATTTTGCCGAATGCATGCTGGACGATAAAGACGACTCATTAGAAGGGAAGCGTTGTCTGGTATCCGGTTCTGGCAATGTGGCTATTTACGCAATGGAAAAGCTCTATGAACTTGGTGCTACGCCCGTGACGTGCAGTGATTCAAGTGGCACTATTTATCATGAAAAAGGCATCGATCTGGACTTGGTAAAACGTATAAAAGAAGAGCAAAACGGGCGCTTAGAAGACTATTTAGAAACTCATAGTAACGCTGAGTACACACCAAGAGATGAATACCCTGAAGATGGGCATACTGTGTGGCGTTACAAAGCGGATATTGCATTTCCCTGCGCTACACAAAATGAACTGACCGAGAAAGACGCCCAATCGCTATTGGAGAACGGATGCAAATATGTGGTGGAAGGCGCCAATATGCCGTCAACACAAGCAGCTGTCGACTTGTTCATTGAAAGCAATACCGCTTACGGTCCGGGTAAAGCCGCGAATGCGGGAGGAGTTGCTACCAGTCAGCTGGAAATGATGCAAAATGCCAGTATGTTGCGCTGGTCGTTTGAAGAAGTGGATGAAAAGCTCAAAGGCATTATGCGTAATATTTTCAAAGACGCGAAACGTACGGCTGAAGAATTTGGTCATCCGTCAAACCTAGTATTGGGTGCCAACGTAGCCGGCTTCCGTAAAGTTGCTGACGCTATGATTGAACAAGGCGTGGTTTAA